A part of Paraliobacillus zengyii genomic DNA contains:
- a CDS encoding GNAT family N-acetyltransferase, producing the protein MTVRLDQMNSEEFKKYLSFAIKHFADEQIKSGNWEPKEAFSKATQEYERLLPEGKDTPKNHLFTIRDGSNEVGVIWLAQITNEKGFIYSINIWEGNQGKGYGEKAMQEIEILAKKIGLKDIGLHVFAHNNLARSLYEKLGYIEKNIKMEKTL; encoded by the coding sequence ATGACGGTTAGATTAGACCAAATGAATTCAGAGGAATTTAAAAAGTATTTAAGTTTTGCAATTAAACATTTTGCAGATGAACAAATTAAATCTGGTAATTGGGAACCAAAAGAGGCATTTAGCAAGGCAACACAAGAATATGAAAGGTTATTGCCTGAAGGAAAGGATACTCCAAAAAATCATTTATTCACAATTCGTGATGGAAGCAATGAAGTTGGTGTGATCTGGCTCGCTCAAATCACAAATGAAAAAGGTTTTATTTATAGTATTAATATTTGGGAAGGAAATCAGGGTAAAGGTTATGGTGAAAAAGCTATGCAAGAGATTGAAATTTTGGCAAAAAAAATCGGATTGAAAGATATAGGGCTTCATGTCTTCGCTCACAATAACTTAGCACGAAGTTTATATGAGAAGTTAGGATACATAGAAAAAAATATAAAGATGGAAAAGACGTTATAA
- a CDS encoding GNAT family N-acetyltransferase, with protein sequence MAERIELMTIEKLVPCIELYMNVFNSEPWNENWSFEVAKERLSDLINTPKFFGFSLYIENNLIGFIAGNNKKSHQGLTYYLAELCIDKKVQGKGYGTKLLKILELELKNKDTKNLYLITSNSGVPEAFYKKNGYQVNDNRLVIKKNL encoded by the coding sequence ATGGCAGAAAGAATTGAACTTATGACAATTGAAAAATTGGTACCGTGTATCGAATTGTATATGAATGTTTTCAACAGCGAGCCGTGGAATGAGAATTGGAGTTTTGAAGTTGCAAAAGAAAGACTTTCAGATTTAATCAATACACCTAAATTCTTTGGCTTTTCACTTTACATTGAGAATAATTTAATTGGTTTTATTGCAGGTAACAACAAAAAATCCCACCAAGGATTAACATATTATTTAGCGGAACTTTGTATAGATAAGAAAGTTCAAGGTAAAGGTTATGGGACTAAACTGTTAAAAATATTGGAACTTGAATTGAAAAATAAAGATACTAAAAATCTTTATCTAATAACTTCTAATAGTGGGGTTCCAGAAGCGTTTTATAAGAAAAATGGATACCAAGTAAACGACAATCGGTTAGTTATAAAGAAAAATTTATAA
- a CDS encoding GNAT family N-acetyltransferase, whose translation MSIQSKTTITLDFYKDAYKPKLLDYHLSEEQIRYAPVPFQALLQCEKDRTRHPIVILFNGVPAGFFVLHGWEGVKAYSDNEDAILIREYSVNSIYQGKGIAKESLLLLSSFVKTNFPSKNEIILAVNHKNTVAQHVYKSGGFIDKGKRVMGKKGELFIFHKII comes from the coding sequence ATGTCCATTCAAAGTAAAACTACTATAACGCTTGATTTTTATAAAGATGCGTACAAACCTAAATTACTTGATTATCATTTATCTGAAGAACAAATTAGATATGCGCCAGTTCCTTTTCAAGCGTTATTACAATGTGAAAAGGATAGAACGAGACATCCTATCGTTATATTATTTAATGGTGTACCAGCGGGATTTTTTGTCCTGCATGGATGGGAAGGGGTCAAGGCATATAGTGATAATGAAGACGCCATCTTAATAAGAGAATATTCAGTTAATTCGATATATCAAGGTAAAGGGATAGCAAAGGAGTCATTATTATTATTGAGTTCCTTTGTAAAAACAAATTTTCCAAGTAAGAACGAAATTATTTTAGCAGTAAACCATAAGAATACAGTTGCTCAACACGTCTACAAGAGTGGGGGGTTTATAGATAAAGGAAAAAGAGTTATGGGTAAAAAGGGCGAATTATTTATTTTTCATAAAATTATTTAG
- a CDS encoding DUF4181 domain-containing protein — translation MYGYGVEPIIWLKLVILLAVVLLLWVTFSRIMRKWLQVERKKFFSYNHINEKT, via the coding sequence ATGTATGGATATGGTGTAGAGCCTATTATTTGGCTTAAATTAGTAATATTGTTAGCTGTTGTTTTATTATTGTGGGTTACGTTTAGCAGAATAATGAGAAAATGGTTGCAAGTAGAGAGAAAGAAATTCTTTTCTTATAACCACATTAATGAAAAAACATAA
- a CDS encoding DUF4181 domain-containing protein — MKKHKKVDWIIRIATILSLLLGFAINITRDPSDWYWFLQSWFILITFVVVSQIGRAVMEHKYAQNPNAYKLTVSEIIFILILIFTLFKTDFFGFGLSTLNQTIFLRAEFR; from the coding sequence ATGAAAAAACATAAAAAGGTTGATTGGATAATCAGAATTGCTACAATTTTAAGCCTTTTATTAGGATTTGCAATAAACATCACAAGAGATCCATCAGATTGGTATTGGTTTTTACAATCTTGGTTTATATTAATTACTTTTGTTGTTGTTTCTCAGATAGGTAGAGCGGTTATGGAACACAAGTATGCACAAAATCCCAATGCTTATAAACTAACAGTTAGTGAAATAATATTTATTCTTATATTAATCTTTACGTTATTTAAAACTGACTTTTTTGGATTTGGATTGTCAACACTAAATCAAACAATTTTTTTAAGGGCAGAGTTTCGATAG
- a CDS encoding IS3 family transposase codes for MITQLNEDDVQNLLDRNFDVDEAMSVLVSDLTYVRVGKQWNYVCFLLDLYNREIVGYSAGKRKDAALVRRAFASVKPSLGTVKIFHTDRGSEFKNLAIDELLSTNNIERSLSDKGNPYDNAVSEATFKILKTELINGLHFNTLEQLKLELFDYVHWYNNIRMHGTLGYVSPVFYRNSALKKIV; via the coding sequence ATGATAACTCAACTAAATGAAGATGATGTTCAAAATCTATTAGACAGGAACTTCGATGTCGATGAAGCGATGTCCGTATTAGTGAGTGATTTAACCTATGTTCGCGTAGGAAAGCAATGGAACTATGTTTGCTTTTTACTAGATTTATATAATAGAGAAATAGTTGGTTATAGCGCTGGAAAGCGTAAAGATGCAGCTCTAGTTCGGCGTGCCTTTGCATCCGTGAAACCGTCATTAGGAACGGTGAAAATATTCCACACAGATCGTGGTTCTGAGTTTAAGAACTTGGCCATTGATGAACTATTAAGTACGAATAATATCGAACGCTCTTTAAGCGATAAAGGGAACCCTTATGATAATGCCGTGTCCGAAGCTACATTTAAGATACTAAAAACCGAATTGATTAATGGTTTGCACTTTAACACCCTTGAACAGCTTAAACTTGAACTTTTTGATTACGTTCATTGGTACAATAATATACGTATGCACGGCACACTTGGCTATGTAAGTCCAGTTTTCTATCGAAACTCTGCCCTTAAAAAAATTGTTTGA
- a CDS encoding transposase produces MSQKRRTFTTEFKKQVVALYENGKTRQDIVREYELTASALDRWQVVWNTKN; encoded by the coding sequence ATGTCCCAGAAAAGAAGAACATTTACTACAGAATTTAAGAAGCAGGTGGTTGCTTTATACGAGAATGGAAAAACGCGTCAAGATATAGTTCGTGAATATGAATTAACTGCATCAGCTTTAGACAGGTGGCAAGTGGTATGGAACACGAAAAATTAA
- a CDS encoding VanZ family protein, with protein sequence MYLINGRLFIMFGIISYIIVRGILIGIKYKKQVYWPKEIIGFLFALYICMIVSVTLFPIPIGFSSDIENSYRSSINVIPFKSIISNISEIGIAYDGDVLFMIGLIAKNIGGNILMLMPLGFLAPMLSVKIKDFKSTILLGFAVTISIEFLQLLESLVGGWGRITDIDDVICNVSGVIFGYSIYKLIFGIVDKYQIKILQKLNSGSHDNENSVKL encoded by the coding sequence TTGTATCTGATAAATGGTAGATTATTTATTATGTTTGGAATTATATCTTATATTATTGTACGAGGAATTTTAATTGGAATTAAATATAAAAAACAAGTGTATTGGCCAAAAGAGATTATAGGATTTCTATTTGCGTTATACATTTGTATGATTGTTTCTGTTACTTTATTTCCAATCCCGATAGGGTTTAGTTCTGATATTGAGAATAGTTATCGTAGTTCCATAAATGTGATACCATTTAAATCTATTATTAGTAATATTAGTGAAATAGGTATTGCTTATGATGGTGATGTTCTATTTATGATTGGACTAATTGCAAAAAATATAGGTGGCAATATTTTAATGCTAATGCCACTAGGGTTCTTAGCTCCAATGTTATCGGTTAAAATAAAGGATTTTAAAAGCACTATCTTATTAGGTTTCGCTGTAACAATCAGCATTGAATTTCTTCAGCTTTTAGAGTCGCTAGTAGGTGGATGGGGACGAATTACTGATATTGATGACGTAATTTGTAATGTATCTGGTGTTATTTTTGGTTACTCTATTTATAAATTGATTTTTGGAATAGTTGATAAATATCAAATTAAAATATTACAAAAATTAAATTCTGGATCACATGATAACGAAAACAGTGTTAAATTATAG
- a CDS encoding Type 1 glutamine amidotransferase-like domain-containing protein, with protein MNKRHLFLFGGSPPFGKKLGIKFTDVAMQGGGKVAVLFLERDGWENYIPKYTTVLEENGIDDFVYLPLNSKPEDNTLEVLSSCTGIIIGGGETELYRNYIVDNRIGKLIKELYQQGVPVAGFSAGALISPENCVIPPIDNSQNKHLFLKGLGLIKDCVISVHYTKWEEEENLKAALIKLNATIGYGIDDDAALYFVNESVLETEGGKLHEFENIR; from the coding sequence ATGAATAAGAGACATTTATTTCTGTTTGGTGGAAGTCCACCTTTTGGTAAAAAACTAGGAATAAAATTTACAGATGTTGCGATGCAAGGTGGAGGTAAAGTCGCAGTATTATTTTTAGAGAGAGATGGATGGGAAAATTATATACCAAAGTACACAACTGTTTTAGAAGAAAATGGCATAGATGATTTTGTTTATCTCCCTCTTAACTCTAAGCCAGAGGATAACACTTTAGAAGTTTTATCCTCTTGTACAGGAATAATAATTGGCGGTGGAGAGACAGAGTTATACCGAAATTATATTGTTGATAATAGGATTGGTAAACTGATAAAAGAACTTTATCAACAAGGAGTTCCAGTAGCAGGTTTTTCAGCAGGGGCTTTAATTAGTCCCGAAAATTGTGTAATCCCTCCTATTGATAACTCACAAAACAAGCATCTTTTTCTCAAAGGATTAGGTCTGATTAAAGATTGTGTTATAAGCGTACATTATACAAAATGGGAGGAAGAAGAAAACTTAAAAGCTGCTTTAATAAAACTCAATGCTACTATCGGTTATGGAATTGATGATGACGCAGCACTATATTTTGTGAATGAAAGTGTTTTAGAAACTGAAGGTGGGAAGCTCCATGAATTTGAGAATATAAGATAG
- a CDS encoding NUDIX hydrolase: MRRWKTLNSEYLYKTPFGNLRKDKCELPNGVVIDDYYVNEYSDWVNAIVITKESKIVLVKQYRHAGKDSFLEIPAGKIEANESFEQGILREVKEETGFSSKKRPIKLGEFMVNPATQTNKVITYLIVDAYKEFEQELDNTEDIETFLIDFNEMGDLLRKNQIKSQLFTANAYFMAKDFLIENNK; this comes from the coding sequence TTGAGAAGATGGAAGACTTTGAACTCGGAATATTTATATAAGACACCATTCGGTAATTTACGCAAAGATAAATGTGAACTTCCTAATGGGGTTGTAATAGATGACTACTATGTCAATGAATACTCAGATTGGGTAAATGCAATTGTTATAACAAAAGAAAGTAAGATTGTGCTTGTAAAACAATATCGACACGCTGGAAAGGATTCTTTTTTAGAAATTCCGGCGGGTAAAATTGAAGCGAATGAGTCGTTTGAGCAAGGAATACTAAGAGAAGTTAAAGAAGAAACTGGGTTTTCCTCTAAGAAAAGGCCAATAAAATTGGGTGAATTTATGGTCAATCCAGCTACTCAAACAAATAAAGTTATTACTTACCTTATCGTAGATGCCTATAAGGAATTTGAACAAGAGTTAGATAACACTGAAGATATAGAAACTTTCTTAATTGATTTCAATGAAATGGGAGATTTACTAAGAAAAAACCAGATAAAATCACAATTGTTCACAGCAAATGCCTATTTTATGGCAAAGGATTTTTTAATTGAAAATAATAAGTGA
- a CDS encoding TIGR04104 family putative zinc finger protein gives MQKCEKCNTKFSRRSIYRLLWGTIEKPLICVKCGAEHYITIRGRLTNACITILPMLVFMQFLSPFNNILLTMGIGLFILFIGFLLTPYLVTFKVDRKNTN, from the coding sequence TTGCAAAAATGTGAAAAATGCAATACAAAATTTAGTCGACGTAGCATCTATAGGTTGTTGTGGGGAACGATAGAAAAACCCTTAATATGCGTGAAGTGTGGTGCTGAACACTATATAACGATACGTGGACGACTTACAAATGCTTGTATAACTATATTGCCAATGTTAGTTTTTATGCAGTTTCTATCCCCTTTTAATAATATTTTACTAACTATGGGTATAGGCCTTTTCATACTATTCATTGGTTTTCTGCTAACCCCGTATTTAGTAACTTTTAAAGTTGATCGTAAAAATACTAACTAA
- a CDS encoding nucleoside 2-deoxyribosyltransferase: protein MKFYIASSLNNIEIVINVAGQLKQAGFIQAYDWTANERADNLEKLKKIGQKEKDGVLESDFIIIILPGGKGTHIELGIALGLNKRIYLYSPNEKINDPSTSSTFYQLPEVKKFVGEINSFIADVVIRETKLVQQEPPYETLRNKL from the coding sequence ATGAAGTTTTATATTGCATCTAGTTTAAATAACATTGAAATTGTTATAAACGTAGCTGGTCAATTAAAGCAGGCAGGTTTTATTCAAGCATACGACTGGACAGCGAACGAGAGGGCTGACAACTTAGAAAAGTTAAAAAAAATCGGTCAAAAAGAAAAAGATGGTGTCTTAGAATCGGATTTTATTATAATAATTTTACCTGGTGGAAAAGGTACGCATATCGAATTAGGAATAGCATTAGGTCTTAATAAAAGAATATACCTTTATTCTCCTAACGAAAAAATAAATGACCCTTCAACATCTAGCACGTTTTATCAACTTCCAGAGGTAAAAAAGTTTGTTGGTGAAATCAATTCTTTTATTGCGGATGTAGTGATTCGAGAAACAAAGTTAGTACAACAAGAACCCCCCTATGAGACTCTCCGTAATAAGCTATAG
- a CDS encoding cupin domain-containing protein: MSYNPRKISVEEAQLSGIDVNFELMNNREKRYRLVGSDGSSYCRTVGSEIGAWQNSHYHEEVTEFYVVQSGWIVYAEICLNEEINLRFLREGESATVKPFVHHNIFMSSNSITHTIKYGGGGPKIDWFPSSDLDDFTKKLSENELLEISDMKN, encoded by the coding sequence ATGTCTTATAATCCAAGAAAAATTAGTGTGGAAGAAGCACAGTTGTCTGGTATAGATGTTAATTTTGAGCTGATGAATAATCGTGAAAAACGATATAGGTTAGTAGGCTCCGATGGTAGTTCATATTGCCGTACTGTTGGTTCAGAAATAGGTGCCTGGCAGAATAGCCATTATCATGAAGAAGTGACAGAGTTTTATGTTGTTCAGTCAGGATGGATTGTTTATGCAGAAATTTGTTTGAATGAAGAGATTAACTTACGTTTTCTTCGGGAGGGGGAAAGTGCTACTGTAAAACCTTTTGTTCATCACAATATATTTATGTCTTCTAATTCAATTACGCATACGATTAAATATGGTGGTGGAGGTCCTAAGATTGATTGGTTTCCATCCAGTGACCTAGATGATTTCACAAAGAAACTTTCCGAAAATGAATTACTAGAGATCAGTGATATGAAAAACTAA
- a CDS encoding M3 family oligoendopeptidase translates to MTTIMDITNIDYLKKSFEELLSVTFKNYNDVKKWMSNRTELLDSIDSNIRMDYIKFQSDTSDNLIKKKVNFENSTVVPLVKKYEKALNIKYTNSPFRLGECSSYYLQLDKQIETAISITKEENILLEIDESNLITKYFEVMGNLKVNWEGELKTLSDLQALQQSPDRGVRKKALVSIYELVRPVEDKLQDIMDELIRKRHQIARNAGFENYRDYMFKKYERYDYSVDDCNQLAESIKCYLLPLQTKLYKDRKLKLGLESFKPWDKRAIPKSQKPLVPTKNTFDLLDKCTHILNELSPDFGKIMEDAKGKKLLDLNIRPNKAFGGFSEYIPDKKNSFIFMNANQTQDDVVILLHEMGHSVHHFLIKDFKIREYRKVPMETSELASMAMELFSMDYWNVFYKESFDLKRSKLEQYDEIINSFPSIIIVDQFQHWMYENPNHTRVERNDKFQELMSDFTSNEMDYDGLEDWQRMDWLFILHIFELPFYYIEYAIAQVGALKLYKQYKETPIETLNSYKNALSLGNSKSMKEVYKTAGISFDFSQKEIKELIRFVDDEVNVLSRH, encoded by the coding sequence ATGACTACAATAATGGATATTACAAACATCGATTACTTAAAAAAATCATTTGAAGAGTTATTGAGTGTCACATTTAAAAATTATAATGATGTAAAAAAATGGATGTCGAATAGAACAGAGTTATTAGATAGCATAGATAGTAACATTAGGATGGATTATATCAAGTTTCAAAGTGATACTTCAGATAACCTGATAAAGAAAAAGGTTAATTTTGAGAATTCAACTGTTGTGCCATTAGTCAAAAAATATGAGAAAGCACTAAATATAAAATACACAAACTCCCCTTTTCGATTAGGAGAGTGTTCCAGTTATTATTTGCAATTAGATAAACAAATAGAGACTGCTATTTCCATAACAAAAGAAGAGAATATTCTATTGGAGATAGATGAGTCAAATTTGATAACGAAATACTTCGAAGTTATGGGGAATTTAAAGGTGAATTGGGAGGGCGAATTAAAAACACTAAGTGACCTTCAGGCATTACAACAAAGCCCAGACAGAGGAGTAAGAAAAAAAGCATTAGTATCAATTTATGAGCTTGTTCGACCGGTAGAAGATAAACTACAAGATATTATGGATGAATTAATTCGAAAAAGACATCAAATTGCTAGAAATGCAGGTTTTGAAAATTACCGTGATTATATGTTCAAAAAATATGAACGGTACGATTATTCTGTTGATGATTGCAACCAATTAGCAGAATCAATCAAATGTTATTTGTTACCTTTGCAAACTAAACTTTATAAGGATAGAAAGCTAAAATTAGGTTTAGAGAGTTTTAAACCATGGGATAAAAGAGCTATACCAAAATCACAAAAACCGCTTGTGCCTACTAAAAATACCTTTGATTTATTAGATAAATGCACTCATATTTTGAATGAATTATCACCTGATTTCGGAAAAATAATGGAAGATGCAAAAGGAAAAAAATTATTAGATCTAAATATAAGACCTAATAAGGCATTTGGAGGATTCTCTGAATATATACCTGACAAAAAGAATTCATTTATTTTTATGAATGCTAATCAAACACAAGATGATGTAGTTATTTTGCTTCACGAAATGGGACATTCTGTTCATCATTTCCTAATTAAAGATTTTAAAATAAGGGAATATAGAAAAGTACCAATGGAAACCAGTGAATTGGCGAGTATGGCAATGGAGTTGTTTTCAATGGATTATTGGAATGTTTTTTATAAAGAAAGTTTTGATTTAAAAAGGAGTAAATTAGAACAATATGATGAAATAATTAATTCCTTTCCTTCTATAATAATTGTTGACCAATTTCAGCATTGGATGTACGAAAACCCTAATCATACAAGAGTTGAAAGAAATGATAAGTTTCAGGAATTAATGTCCGACTTCACATCAAATGAGATGGATTATGACGGTCTGGAAGATTGGCAAAGGATGGATTGGTTATTTATATTACATATTTTCGAACTGCCTTTTTACTATATAGAATATGCAATTGCCCAAGTTGGTGCACTTAAATTATACAAACAATATAAGGAAACCCCTATTGAAACGTTAAATTCTTATAAAAATGCGTTATCTCTAGGTAATTCGAAATCAATGAAAGAGGTATATAAAACAGCAGGTATATCTTTTGATTTCTCCCAAAAAGAGATTAAAGAACTAATTAGATTTGTGGATGATGAAGTGAACGTTCTAAGCCGACATTAA
- a CDS encoding GNAT family N-acetyltransferase: MKITLEKLNQADAKTLYEFELENRDYFEKMVPSRGQDYYDWKTFKMRHKALLDEQIDGQSYYYLIKNEQRLIIGRMNLVDIDLSDNLGYIGYRVGEAYTGKGIAYKALKLLIETIDKQKIQQILAKTTTNNIASQRILEKSGFNHLSTSDEAFEMNGNYLKFIYFKRTI, encoded by the coding sequence ATGAAAATCACATTAGAAAAATTAAACCAAGCTGATGCTAAAACGTTATATGAATTTGAACTTGAGAACAGAGATTATTTTGAAAAGATGGTACCAAGTCGTGGTCAGGATTATTATGATTGGAAAACTTTTAAGATGCGACACAAAGCCTTATTGGATGAACAAATTGATGGGCAATCCTATTATTATTTAATTAAGAATGAGCAGCGTTTAATTATTGGACGAATGAACCTAGTGGATATCGATCTATCTGATAATTTGGGTTATATCGGCTATCGAGTGGGAGAAGCATATACAGGAAAGGGAATTGCATATAAAGCATTGAAACTTTTAATAGAAACGATTGACAAGCAAAAGATTCAACAGATTTTAGCGAAGACAACGACTAACAATATAGCCTCACAAAGAATCTTGGAGAAAAGTGGATTTAATCATCTATCAACAAGTGATGAAGCATTTGAAATGAATGGAAACTATTTAAAGTTTATTTATTTCAAACGGACTATTTAA
- a CDS encoding HIT family protein, whose amino-acid sequence MRKITLSNGKTVEVSCLSCALTSGLIEPDGGVVFETNYFHAHQDVAYPIKGLIIVASKRHIKCFDELTEEEMIDYMQVLSKIRKAQRDVLGIEYVYYFYNEDTTHHFHTWMVPRYEWMHEFGRSVESVRPVLLYARKKMNTNENIQEVLAAIDSLANELKK is encoded by the coding sequence ATTAGAAAAATAACTTTATCAAATGGAAAAACAGTTGAAGTTAGCTGCTTAAGTTGTGCATTAACAAGTGGTTTGATTGAACCAGATGGTGGTGTCGTTTTTGAAACAAATTATTTTCATGCTCATCAAGATGTTGCATATCCAATTAAGGGCCTAATAATAGTAGCGTCTAAACGCCATATTAAATGTTTTGATGAATTAACAGAAGAAGAAATGATAGATTATATGCAGGTGCTATCAAAGATAAGGAAGGCTCAACGGGACGTTTTAGGGATTGAATACGTTTATTATTTCTACAATGAAGATACCACGCATCATTTTCATACATGGATGGTTCCAAGATATGAATGGATGCATGAATTTGGACGCTCAGTTGAATCAGTTAGACCTGTACTTCTTTATGCTCGGAAAAAAATGAATACCAATGAAAATATCCAGGAAGTATTGGCTGCGATTGACTCTCTAGCTAATGAATTAAAGAAATGA
- a CDS encoding GNAT family N-acetyltransferase, whose product MNIDFLSNHPNNIKEVSEMIYKEFVVKTKSGMEYEDVVKHFSNTRDTILPITLVALENGECLGTVSIFENDLTIRAMYKPWLASLYTKPAYRGRGIGQQLVARTIDVVKELGFKELYLRTEHTSEYYRNRGWIYVETVSDDKYEKINVFKIKFI is encoded by the coding sequence GTGAATATTGATTTTTTGTCTAACCATCCCAATAATATAAAAGAAGTTTCTGAGATGATTTATAAGGAATTTGTGGTAAAAACGAAAAGTGGTATGGAATATGAAGATGTTGTTAAACACTTTTCAAATACTAGGGACACTATACTTCCGATAACACTTGTCGCTTTAGAAAACGGAGAATGTTTAGGAACTGTATCTATATTTGAGAACGATTTAACGATAAGAGCTATGTACAAACCTTGGCTTGCATCTCTTTATACGAAGCCAGCTTATCGTGGCAGAGGTATCGGACAGCAGTTAGTAGCCAGAACAATAGACGTAGTTAAAGAGTTAGGGTTTAAAGAACTTTATTTAAGAACGGAACATACATCTGAATATTATAGAAATAGGGGTTGGATCTATGTTGAAACTGTTTCAGATGATAAATACGAAAAAATTAATGTATTTAAAATAAAGTTTATTTGA
- a CDS encoding GrpB family protein, whose protein sequence is MRKVEVLSNQEEWAKMFQRESKKIKDVFGEELLNIYHIGSTAIPKIKAKPIIDIIVEVIMIRNVDKFNSDMRQLGYEALGENGIPKRRFFTKGGDSRTHHIHIFEQGNKEIIRHLTFRDYMIAHPEEAMEYSQLKQNLAKKFPYNIEKYIEGKDNYIQEIDSKSQLWKLLY, encoded by the coding sequence ATGCGAAAGGTTGAAGTTTTATCGAATCAAGAAGAATGGGCTAAGATGTTTCAGCGAGAAAGCAAAAAAATTAAAGATGTTTTTGGAGAGGAACTTCTAAATATTTATCATATTGGAAGTACAGCAATTCCAAAAATTAAAGCTAAACCAATAATTGATATTATAGTTGAGGTAATTATGATTCGCAATGTTGATAAATTTAATAGTGATATGCGGCAGTTGGGTTATGAAGCTCTTGGTGAAAATGGAATTCCTAAAAGACGTTTTTTTACAAAAGGTGGTGACAGTAGGACGCATCATATTCACATTTTTGAACAAGGAAATAAGGAAATTATTCGTCACCTAACATTTAGAGATTATATGATAGCGCATCCAGAAGAAGCTATGGAATACAGTCAACTAAAACAAAACTTGGCTAAAAAATTCCCTTATAACATTGAAAAATATATAGAAGGAAAGGACAATTACATACAAGAGATTGATAGTAAATCTCAATTGTGGAAATTACTTTATTAA
- a CDS encoding RNA polymerase sigma factor produces MDSQLLLKIYKKQAKMIYFYLKKNGCSHEDAEDIVQESYMKYIAYSSGVPSDKALSYIFTISINEYKKMLKKKRKEQVVVIDDYRFWNNFANDQDTETSVLNIEMNHEIALTLERIQGIFKQLLVLKYEFELSYKEISILLGMKEETIRTYLFRARKEFQKNWRHLHE; encoded by the coding sequence ATGGATTCTCAGCTACTGTTGAAAATATACAAAAAACAAGCAAAAATGATTTATTTTTATTTGAAAAAGAATGGTTGTAGCCATGAAGATGCAGAAGATATTGTACAAGAAAGCTATATGAAATATATCGCTTATAGTAGTGGCGTTCCTTCAGATAAAGCCCTCTCATATATTTTTACCATTTCTATAAATGAATATAAAAAAATGTTAAAGAAAAAAAGAAAAGAACAAGTGGTTGTAATTGATGATTATCGCTTTTGGAACAATTTTGCGAATGACCAAGATACCGAAACTAGTGTCTTAAATATCGAGATGAATCATGAAATTGCACTTACTCTAGAACGTATACAAGGAATCTTTAAACAGCTTCTTGTATTAAAATATGAATTCGAACTTAGCTATAAGGAGATTTCAATATTACTAGGAATGAAGGAAGAAACGATTAGGACTTATTTATTTCGAGCAAGAAAAGAATTTCAAAAGAACTGGAGGCACCTTCATGAATGA